The sequence below is a genomic window from Anopheles cruzii chromosome 3, idAnoCruzAS_RS32_06, whole genome shotgun sequence.
TAACACTGGACGACGTGCCTGTTGCCACTGCGGCCGGCTCGGACGGCTCGGCCATCTCGGACGATCCATTGCTCTGAGGTGCCACTTCCGTCGCACTAGAATCACTTTCTTCCATCGAAGACACAACGTAAAAGAATCACTGGGCAACAAACACGCAATActtgaacgaacgaaaaataaatcacttttactcttcggtggcggcggacacTAATTTTATGCGAGATTTTTGTACGCTCTTACTCTCGAACACGATGCGACGCGGTCGCGATTATGTGACGGAACGTAGGAAATTTTTTTCACGACTCACTTTTCACACGGACCGTTTTCACAGAACACGTCAAACGGAAGTCGCAACATGCGTCACTCTTGCCTTGCATTGCTTGGTATCGTGTTGCGTGAGAAGTGTCTCAGTAGACTAAAGACAACTAATCAAAATGGCCCTTAGTTAACCCTTGGAGAAAGTTAACTATTATGAAACAGATACAAAAAGGAACAGGACAGAGCAACGGAAAATCGGAGACGGCAAAACTAGTCAAAGCGCTTAAAAATAATCTCACTTACCTTATTTCGCAGCAGCCGATGTAAGAATAGAactgaaaatggaaattgttttaaatcgcaacacaaaaaggaaaaatcgaAGCAAGCTAGACTGGAAACTTGCTAGAGTGCTGTTCTCGAGTGTAAATTGGACACTTCAATTGGCAGTTAGTCAAGCGACACTACAAAACAGGCGGCAGACTAACTGGCAAAAAATTGTGCAAAGTGGCCGGAAaatgcgttccgttccgttccgttgcaccggaaaccggcagGAACTGCTGCGAGGCAATTCAAGCTACCCTTGAACCAAATTTTGGCCAtctcgaaaagaaaaagcatcAAAGCCAGAGACCCCCTTTGAGTTGAGTGGTGTCTGCCGTCGCGCCGTCGTATTTACCAACATCGGGCACTTATTTTTAGACGCTGCGTCGCGCCATTCCCAGCGACGGAAGGTCGCGAAGATCGAAAGGGCACTGGGAAAGCACCGACAACCAAAGCAATGGGGCGGCCGCCCTCAACATTCCGATGCGATGCGCGGTCGGAACGGTCGGAAATCGCGGTCACCAAACTGACGGCTGATGCTGGACACTTTCTGCCCGCTTTCCAAACCGTTCCTCGCTCGGGCGATCTAATTCGCTCGCGGCGGAACCTAATCACCATCATCAAACCACGGCCGTGTGCCCCGTTAACCCGATCGCGGAGGCACACCAACACTCGCGCACACATACAACCGATCCGCCACTTGCGTAACGCGTAGGCCTGAGAATGCTGTTGCATTCGAGAACACCAAAAATAAAGCCGCCACCGATCACGACACTGAAGGGAGTCGCCGACCacgtaaacgtaaacaaagGGTCCCTCGCGCAGGGTgaacgataagaaaaaaaaaacctcactAACttacgcacatacacacacgcacacggaacAACAAAATACGCCACGAGACGCACGCCTCGCTCGGGGACCGGGGAAATCCTGTGGGTGACGCCCGGGTTCTATTTACCTTCGTGACACGAACGAAAACCGTGCACGCGGTTGCACGAAGCTTTCCCACGGGGAAAACGCACGGTTTCACACACGTAGCGAGCCcggaataataataataataataataataccgACGGActatttttccgtttcgttgcaACTTGTGCAAACTGACACTCGGCCGATTTGACAGGGAACGTCAAAATCAGCTGTagtcaaaacaattttgcgCGCCCTTTCGTTAGCGAGCAGTGCCCTCTGGCGAGAAACGCACCAAAGCGAGCAGCTACCAACACTTACCGCCAGAGGGCACCGCGATgcattggttttgtttgaattaAAAGATGAATTCGTTGCGCTTAAGGTTATGGTTTTATTCTTTCATCAACCACTCGAGAGCACTCGTTCTCAGGTAATCACTCTGCCTTCCTCCACAATCCAGTCGATAAAGTTGCTAACGTTGGCAAACACGCCCGGTGCCACCTTGGTGCCGCATGTATTTAAGCCGAACGATACCACACCCTGCAGTACGAAGTGCCGGGAGCCGGAAATGTACTGCAACGGGCCGCCGGAATCGCCGTGGCAGTGAGCCGCTTTGTTATTTCCACCTGCACACAGGTGCCCTTCGTCCAGCACAATCATACGATCCAATTCCTTGATGATCATGGCACAGTCCGGAGCGGGCACGGTCGGTAAGATAGCGTAGCGCAGCACAGCGGACCGTTCACCTTCTTCCGTTAGGCCCCAGCCGGTCACGAAAGAGTCCGATGGGCGGTATGCGCGCAGTTCGTTAGTCACCGGGAGACAGATTGGAATAACGCCTGGTGTGCGAGAGATGTCGATGTCAATGGAATCAGTGTGTGGAAATcgaaacggcggcggtgactaATGCCCACTTACTGTACCCGATGACGGCAGGATACTGTAGCCGGACGATCGCCAAGTCGTTTCGCTTCGATCGTGGACTATACTTGGGATGAATGCTTATCGTTTCCACGGGTATGCGCTGAGTCGGTGGTCCACAGCTGCTAAAGTAGTCATCTTCGGTCTTGTCCCCGTCGCCGTTCGGGTCCTTCTCGTCGCTGTAGTCATCATCTTTGAAGCTGATGCGTTCATCGTCACAGTACCGATCGAGATTCAGGTCATGCACCCCCACACGTATACCGACACTGAAGTGAAATCATAGTCTATTCATACTGGCTCAAAGTTATTTACCGCATATAGGCTCACATCTGGCGCGCCTTCACGCAGTGCGCCGCCGTCAGAACGTGGCGATCGTTAATAAGACTGCCGCCGCAGGGAAGCTCCTCGCTGACGGTTGACTCAAGCAGCACCATCCAAGGGAACGCATACGCTCCGGCCTGTTGTCCGAAGGCAATCAGCTGCACCCGCGATACGCCGCAGATAACTTCTCCCGTTTCGCAACAGATGTAATAAATCTGAAACAATGGACAGCTATTACACGGTCCTCCAGTCGGTTAAGTTCCCCACGCGGCTCAACCGATCGACCGTACCTTGGAACCATTGACGGACACTTGAGTATCACAAAGTCGATCGAGGGCTTCCTGGCGCACACTGGGTGGCCAGTTCTTCGGTGGCTCGTGAACGTAGTGAAGATACTGACCGCACAGTGAAATTTGCACACATCGTTGCGTCTCTTCGCATCTGCGAATGGCCGCTGCCGGAAGTTTCACATTAGGTTGACACATGGCGAGTACCTTACGCATCACGCTTACCTGTGTCAACGATCGACACCAAAGGGCTGAGCAACAGAGCCACAGTAagtccaccaccagcaggacgCTGCGTAGCGCCGTAGCAAAGTTACTTTGCGCCATCAACCTCAACAAGCACCTGTAGGAAACGAGAAGATTGCGAGCAAACTGAGATGCCCAAACCGGGCGGACCTCCAGAAGTCAGAAGGCGCATTATGGTCAAACTTGCCTTTCGGGGATCTCCCGAATCGACTTTTCGCCAAACCAGTATCAGTACATCTCGCTTACACCGTAACAATCGTGCCCTGCCCAA
It includes:
- the LOC128270957 gene encoding phenoloxidase-activating factor 3-like → MNLRPAGGGLTVALLLSPLVSIVDTAAIRRCEETQRCVQISLCGQYLHYVHEPPKNWPPSVRQEALDRLCDTQVSVNGSKIYYICCETGEVICGVSRVQLIAFGQQAGAYAFPWMVLLESTVSEELPCGGSLINDRHVLTAAHCVKARQIVGIRVGVHDLNLDRYCDDERISFKDDDYSDEKDPNGDGDKTEDDYFSSCGPPTQRIPVETISIHPKYSPRSKRNDLAIVRLQYPAVIGYSVIPICLPVTNELRAYRPSDSFVTGWGLTEEGERSAVLRYAILPTVPAPDCAMIIKELDRMIVLDEGHLCAGGNNKAAHCHGDSGGPLQYISGSRHFVLQGVVSFGLNTCGTKVAPGVFANVSNFIDWIVEEGRVIT